In Acidimicrobiia bacterium, the following proteins share a genomic window:
- a CDS encoding DUF899 domain-containing protein: MSEPAVASRDEWLQARLALLEGEKALTRQRDELSRQRRALPWVRIEKDYVFDTEDGSRSLVELFEDRSQLLVYHFMFGPDWPEGCPSCSFWADSFDGVGVHLAARDVTFLAASRASLDRLLAYRRRMGWTFPWVSTLGTDFNVDFGITHASVYNYAPAADPPEELAGLSAFARRGDEVFHTYSCYARGLDAFNGAYQLLDLTPKGRDEDDLEWTMAWLRRHDEYR, encoded by the coding sequence GTGAGCGAGCCAGCCGTCGCGAGTCGCGACGAGTGGCTGCAAGCACGCCTCGCCTTGCTCGAGGGCGAAAAGGCCCTCACCCGCCAGCGCGATGAGCTGAGCCGCCAACGCAGAGCCCTGCCCTGGGTACGGATCGAGAAGGACTACGTATTCGACACCGAAGACGGCTCGCGATCCCTCGTCGAGCTGTTCGAGGATCGCAGTCAGCTACTCGTGTACCACTTCATGTTTGGTCCCGACTGGCCTGAGGGTTGCCCGAGCTGCTCGTTCTGGGCCGATTCGTTCGACGGCGTCGGCGTTCATCTCGCAGCCCGCGACGTCACCTTCTTGGCTGCGTCCCGTGCGTCGCTGGATCGCCTGCTCGCGTATCGCCGACGCATGGGCTGGACGTTCCCGTGGGTCTCAACCCTCGGTACCGACTTCAACGTCGACTTCGGCATCACGCATGCGTCGGTCTACAACTACGCGCCGGCCGCTGACCCGCCCGAAGAGCTCGCCGGTCTCAGCGCGTTCGCACGCCGCGGCGACGAGGTCTTCCACACATACTCCTGCTACGCGCGCGGTCTCGACGCATTCAACGGCGCGTATCAACTCCTCGACCTGACCCCGAAGGGACGAGACGAAGACGACCTCGAGTGGACGATGGCCTGGCTCCGACGCCACGACGAATACCGCTGA
- a CDS encoding TIGR03086 family metal-binding protein — protein sequence MELLDALAQTFDHATTIVAGIKPEQLDAPTPCRDWDVRALLGHTFGVVVNMGRGANGEELLADMNSYPLESDLRGQFRTEADRTLAAWQARGLDGEVNIGAGPMPAHAGLSINLLDTATHSWDIARATGQDGDLPEAVAATVLGIGRGFVTDEIRSFAGFDPEIPVGDETSSTDQLAAFLGRQP from the coding sequence ATGGAACTGCTCGACGCATTGGCTCAGACCTTCGACCACGCCACCACGATCGTGGCGGGCATAAAACCCGAGCAGCTCGACGCCCCGACCCCGTGTCGAGACTGGGATGTGCGCGCCCTGCTCGGTCACACGTTCGGTGTGGTCGTGAACATGGGCCGCGGCGCGAACGGCGAAGAGCTCCTGGCCGACATGAACTCGTACCCGCTCGAGTCCGATCTGCGCGGGCAGTTCCGCACCGAGGCCGACCGCACGCTCGCGGCATGGCAGGCACGGGGTCTCGACGGTGAGGTCAACATCGGCGCGGGACCGATGCCCGCGCACGCCGGTTTGAGCATCAATCTCCTCGACACGGCTACCCACTCGTGGGACATCGCGCGCGCGACCGGACAAGACGGCGATTTGCCCGAAGCGGTCGCCGCGACCGTGCTGGGCATCGGTCGAGGTTTCGTCACCGACGAGATCCGATCGTTCGCCGGCTTTGATCCCGAGATCCCCGTCGGCGACGAAACCAGCTCGACCGATCAGCTCGCCGCGTTTCTCGGCCGTCAGCCGTGA
- a CDS encoding metalloregulator ArsR/SmtB family transcription factor, translated as MSASAAPDQIDLVAHALADPTRRGLLRLVRDEERPAGELAAAFPQISRPAVSQHLRLLREAGLVSIRPAGNRRLYRAQADGLGDMWRFIDGMWTDRLTKLRRAAEQAERAKPKRRKQ; from the coding sequence ATGTCTGCCAGCGCCGCGCCAGATCAGATCGACCTGGTCGCACATGCTCTGGCCGACCCGACCCGTCGGGGTCTGTTGCGGCTCGTTCGTGACGAGGAGCGGCCCGCCGGCGAGCTGGCGGCGGCATTCCCGCAGATCAGCCGGCCCGCGGTGTCCCAACACCTCCGGTTGCTGCGGGAGGCGGGGTTGGTGAGCATTCGTCCCGCGGGCAACCGCCGGCTGTATCGGGCCCAGGCGGACGGGTTGGGCGACATGTGGCGGTTCATCGACGGGATGTGGACCGATCGGCTCACCAAGCTGAGGCGCGCGGCCGAACAGGCCGAACGAGCCAAACCGAAACGGAGGAAGCAGTGA
- a CDS encoding SRPBCC domain-containing protein, whose amino-acid sequence MTETSAATTTIEQTVRIAASPETLWAFWTDPTRLAEWWGSEAEVVAEPGGVFRVVMESGPIMRGTFTELDPPNRLVFTFGWEQNAPGEPLAPGSTLVEVTLTPDDGETVLVLRHSEMPATHAADHEQGWQHFVGERLVAVATGT is encoded by the coding sequence GTGACCGAGACTTCCGCCGCCACGACCACGATCGAGCAGACGGTGCGGATCGCGGCGTCACCCGAGACCCTCTGGGCGTTCTGGACGGATCCGACGCGACTCGCTGAGTGGTGGGGCAGCGAGGCCGAAGTGGTTGCCGAGCCGGGTGGAGTGTTCCGTGTGGTCATGGAGTCCGGTCCGATCATGCGAGGCACGTTCACCGAGCTCGACCCGCCGAACCGGCTCGTCTTCACCTTCGGGTGGGAGCAGAACGCACCTGGCGAACCGCTGGCGCCAGGATCAACCCTCGTCGAGGTCACCCTGACGCCCGACGACGGCGAAACCGTCCTTGTCCTGCGTCATTCCGAGATGCCCGCGACCCACGCCGCAGACCATGAGCAGGGTTGGCAGCACTTCGTCGGCGAACGCCTCGTCGCAGTGGCGACGGGCACATGA